One part of the Candidatus Omnitrophota bacterium genome encodes these proteins:
- a CDS encoding response regulator, giving the protein MACSIKILAVDDEQGAREFLNDLFSKKGYDIETVSTGADALTAIDRVKPDIVLLDIGMPGMDGTEVLSRIKQKCPLLPVIMLTAYGYDDNLINKAMKLGSIGYINKNLPLAQIINTFQVLLSTVPKKYGAEGGS; this is encoded by the coding sequence TAAAGATACTTGCCGTAGATGATGAACAGGGTGCCAGGGAGTTCTTAAATGACCTCTTTTCCAAAAAAGGTTATGATATTGAAACCGTTTCCACAGGGGCAGACGCTTTAACGGCGATTGATAGAGTCAAACCCGATATCGTTTTACTGGATATCGGAATGCCGGGTATGGACGGGACAGAGGTATTATCCCGTATAAAACAAAAATGCCCCCTCCTGCCGGTAATCATGCTGACAGCTTACGGTTATGATGATAATCTGATAAATAAGGCCATGAAATTGGGGTCAATCGGATATATTAATAAAAATCTGCCTTTGGCGCAGATAATTAACACGTTTCAGGTTCTTTTGAGCACTGTACCGAAAAAATATGGTGCGGAAGGGGGGAGTTGA
- a CDS encoding corrinoid protein — protein MDWQKINDAVFDGNINLTLRLVSQAVSEGESPRDILENGLIAGMSRVGAKFKLNEIFVPEVLIAAKAMHSALTVLEPFLASSGVEPKATIVIGTVKGDLHDIGKNLVVMMLKGAGFNAIDIGIDVSADVFIDKALSSNASLIAMSSLLTTSMPSMKTVVEKLKQKGLHGRIKTIIGGAPVTQEYADYIGADGYAQDASSAVDKAKELLGLS, from the coding sequence TTGGATTGGCAGAAGATAAACGACGCTGTATTTGACGGCAATATAAACCTGACATTGCGATTGGTAAGCCAGGCGGTCTCGGAAGGCGAGTCGCCCAGGGATATATTAGAAAACGGCTTGATAGCGGGGATGTCAAGAGTAGGAGCCAAATTCAAGCTGAATGAAATATTCGTGCCGGAGGTCTTGATAGCGGCCAAGGCCATGCATTCAGCCTTGACGGTATTAGAGCCTTTTTTGGCAAGCTCCGGGGTTGAGCCTAAGGCGACTATCGTAATCGGGACTGTTAAAGGCGATCTCCACGACATAGGTAAAAATCTGGTTGTCATGATGCTAAAAGGCGCGGGTTTTAACGCGATTGATATCGGTATAGATGTATCCGCGGATGTTTTTATTGACAAGGCACTATCCTCCAACGCGTCTTTAATAGCGATGTCATCTCTTCTTACCACGTCCATGCCTTCCATGAAGACGGTAGTGGAAAAGCTTAAGCAAAAGGGCTTGCACGGCCGCATAAAAACAATAATAGGCGGGGCTCCGGTTACACAGGAATACGCTGACTACATCGGAGCTGACGGATATGCCCAGGACGCTTCGTCGGCTGTTGATAAAGCAAAGGAACTATTAGGCCTGTCGTAG